One stretch of Opisthocomus hoazin isolate bOpiHoa1 chromosome 18, bOpiHoa1.hap1, whole genome shotgun sequence DNA includes these proteins:
- the NEURL2 gene encoding neuralized-like protein 2, whose protein sequence is MAARGRLSARFHRVHGANVRLDASRTRATRVQSFAHGLCFSQEPLAPGQAFAVEIEEKEPGWCGHLHVGLTARDPQGLAAAVPEYSLPDLVNMGDSWVFAITRNHNRVAAEGTEGPRGSPREPFLVVGQARIPRDALVGRSRPSRYSHILDDLYRANVLPATARRSRIGVLYAPQPDGTADMHILINGEDMGPSARGLPAARPLYAVVDVFASTKSVRVIPVEYGFPSLQTLCRIVIQKHVVHRLAIDGLDLPPPLRSFCQDE, encoded by the exons atggcggcgcggggccggctcTCCGCGCGCTTCCACCGCGTGCACGGCGCCAACGTGCGCCTCGACGCCTCGCGCACGCGGGCCACGCGCGTGCAGAGCTTCGCCCACGGGCTCTGCTTCAGCCAGGAGCCGCTGGCGCCCGGGCAGGCCTTCGCCGTGGAGATCGAGGAGAAGGAGCCCGGCTGGTGCGGGCACCTGCACGTGGGGCTGACGGCCCGCGACCCCCAGGGCctcgccgccgccgtccccgagTACTCGCTGCCGGACCTGGTCAACATGGGGGACAGCTGGGTGTTCGCCATCACCCGCAACCACAACCGCGTGGCGGCCGAGGGCACGGAGGGGCCGCGGGGCTCCCCCCGGGAGCCCTTCCTGGTGGTGGGGCAGGCACGGATCCCCCGCGACGCGCTGGTGGGGCGCAGCCGGCCCAGCCGCTACAGCCACATCCTCGACGACCTGTACAGGGCGAACGTGCTTCCCGCCACCGCCCGGCGCAGCCGCATCGGCGTGCTCTATGCCCCGCAGCCCGACGGCACCGCCGACATGCACATCCTCATCAACGGCGAGGACATGGGGCCCAGCGCCCGGggcctgcccgccgcccgcccgctctaCGCCGTGGTCGACGTCTTCGCCTCCACCAAGAGCGTCCGTGTCATCCCGGTGGAGTACGGCT TCCCCTCCCTGCAGACCCTCTGCCGGATCGTCATCCAGAAGCACGTCGTCCACCGCCTCGCCATCGACGGCCTGGACCTGCCCCCGCCGCTGAGGAGCTTCTGCCAAGACGAGTGA
- the ACOT8 gene encoding acyl-coenzyme A thioesterase 8 yields the protein MAQTARAARGAVTGLLRRCAMLRGPARQEPRPDGTEPGGKPISAELSPTARVTGGSAAQSAGGPRPAGGRFFLLRRAAVGCCRSHWRRFRVAAAAMAAPGDGGTGPGPEPERPAAAGDLRSVLITSVLNLERLELDLFRGRHHWVPATQRLFGGQIVGQALVAAARAVSRDEQVHSLHCYFVRAGDPKVPVLYEVERTRTGKSFSVRSVKAIQHGKPIFTCQASFQLSQVSPVQHQFTMPAVPPPEELLTQEELIQKFLRNPDLAERYRKQLNKIQAEDVPIEIKPVNPPDIFCSELQEPKQLFWVRARGYIGDTDMKVHCCVAAYISDYAFLGTALLPHRQYDVKFMVSLDHSMWFHAPFRADHWMLYECESPWAGGCRGLVQGRLWRRDGVLAVTCAQEGVVRVEQTPSQSKL from the exons ATGGCCCAGACAGCGAGAGCAGCGCGCGGGGCCGTCACCGGGCTCCTCCGCAGGTGTGCGATGCTGCGGGGACCAGCCCGGCAGGAGCCACGGCCGGACGGTACTGAGCCAG GAGGGAAGCCAATCAGCGCGGAGCTTTCACCCACCGCCCGGGTGACTGGCGGCTCGGCGGCTCAATCAGCTGGCGGTCCCCGCCCCGCGGGTGGGCGGTTTTTCCTGCTCCGCCGCGCGGCGGTCGGATGTTGCCGCAGTCATTGGCGCCGGTTccgggtggcggcggcggcgatggcggctCCGGGGGAtggcgggacggggccggggccggagccggagcggccggcggcggccggggaCCTGCGCAGCGTGCTGATCACGAGCGTGCTGAACCTGGAGCGGCTGGAGCTCGACCTGTTCAG gGGCCGGCACCACTGGGTGCCCGCCACGCAGCGCCTCTTCGGCGGCCAAATCGTGGGGCAGGCGCTGGTGGCGGCCGCCCGCGCCGTCAGCCGCGACGAGCAGGTCCACTCGCTGCACTGCTACTTCGTGCGGGCAG GGGACCCCAAGGTGCCGGTGCTGTACGAGGTGGAGCGGACCCGTACGGGGAAGAGCTTCTCCGTTCGTTCCGTAAAGGCCATCCAGCACGGGAAGCCGATCTTCACCTGCCAGGCCTCCTTCCAGCTCTCCCAGGTGAGCCCGGTGCAGCACCAGTTCACCATGCCCGCCGTGCCACCCCCTGAGGAGCTGCTGACGCAGGAGGAGCTCATCCAGAAGTTCCTGCG GAATCCTGACCTGGCGGAGCGGTACCGGAAGCAGCTCAATAAGATCCAAGCCGAAGATGTGCCGATTGAGATCAAACCCGTGAACCCGCCGGACATCTTCTGCTCGGAGCTGCAGGAGCCGAAGCagctcttctgggtgcgagcgcGAGGCTACATAG GGGACACCGACATGAAGGTGCACTGCTGCGTGGCCGCCTACATCTCCGACTACGCCTTCCTGGGCACGGCCCTGCTCCCGCACCGGCAGTACGACGTCAAGTTCATGGTCTCCCTCGACCATTCCATGTGGTTCCACGCGCCCTTCCGAGCGGACCACTGGATGCTGTACGAGTGCGAGAGCCCCTGGGCTG GTGGGTGCCGGGGCCTGGTGCAGGGACGGCTGTGGCGCAGGGACGGGGTCCTGGCTGTCACCTGCGCGCAGGAGGGAGTCGTCAGGGTGGAGCAAACGCCGAGCCAGAGCAAGCTGTAG
- the CTSA gene encoding lysosomal protective protein isoform X1, with translation MCRLGPPPAGASTGAAAMGPVLAVALLLGLSRAAPPEHEVSFLPGLRKQPAFRHFSGYLRAAPGRRLHYWFVEARSSPESSPLVLWLNGGPGCSSMEGFLKEHGPFLIQPDGVTLEYNDYAWNQIANVLYLESPAGVGFSYSDDKKYATNDTEVAHNNYLALKEFLRLFPEYSQNDLFLTGESYGGVYIPTLAEWVMQDPSLNLKGIAVGNGLSSYEINDNSLVYFAYYHGLLGTELWRDLQAFCCSQGKCNFHDNSNLNCTLKMGEMIQIVEESGLNIYNLYAPCDGGIPGSVRYEGDYLITHDLGNSFIRMPMRFSWRQNLFRMPVARNKVRMDPPCTNSTALSMYLNSPEVRKALHISPDAPEWHVCSFEVNRSYRRLYMQMNEQYLKLLGATKYRILVYNGDVDMACNFLGDEWFVESLCQKVQVARRPWLYVEAGENQIGGFVKEFSNIAFLTVKGAGHMVPTDRPLAAFTMFSRFIKNEPY, from the exons ATGTGCCGGTTGGGACCGCCGCCTGCGGGAGCCTCCACGGGAGCGGCCGCg aTGGGGCCGGTGCTGGCGGTcgcgctgctgctggggctgagccgggccgcgccgccggagCACGAGGTGTCGTTCCTGCCGGGGCTGCGCAAGCAGCCCGCCTTCCGCCACTTCTCGGGCTAcctccgcgccgcgccgggccggcgcCTGCACTACTG GTTCGTGGAGGCGCGGAGCAGCCCCGAGAGCAGCCCGCTGGTGCTATGGCTGAACGGCGGCCCCGGCTGCAGCTCCATGGAGGGCTTCCTGAAGGAGCACGGCCCCTTCCTG ATCCAGCCCGACGGGGTCACGCTGGAGTACAACGACTACGCCTGGAACCAG ATTGCCAACGTGCTCTACCTGGAGTCCCCAGCTGGCGTTGGCTTCTCGTACTCTGACGACAAGAAGTACGCGACCAACGACACGGAG GTCGCTCACAACAACTACCTGGCGCTGAAGGAGTTCCTCCGGCTCTTCCCTGAGTACTCCCAGAACGATCTCTTCCTCACGGGAGAGAGCTACGGGGGGGTCTACATCCCCACACTGGCGGAGTGGGTGATGCAGGACCCCAGCCTCAACCTGAAG GGAATCGCTGTGGGAAACGGTCTCTCATCCTACGAGATCAATGACAACTCCCTGGTTTACTTTGCCTATTACCACGGCCTGCTGGGGACCGA GCTGTGGAGGGACTTGCAGGCCTTCTGCTGCTCCCAAGGGAAGTGCAACTTCCATGACAACTCCAACCTGAACTGCACGCTCAAG ATGGGGGAGATGATTCAGATCGTAGAGGAGTCCGGCCTCAACATCTACAACCTCTACGCCCCGTGCGATGGCGGCATCCCTGGGAGCGTGAG GTACGAGGGCGACTATCTCATCACACACGACCTGGGCAACTCCTTCATCCGGATGCCGATGAGGTTCTCCTGGCGGCAG AACCTGTTCCGGATGCCGGTAGCCCGGAATAAGGTCCGGATGGATCCACCCTGCACCAACTCCACGGCCCTCAGCATGTATCTGAACTCTCCGGAGGTGAGGAAGGCTCTCCACATCTCCCCCGACGCGCCGGAGTGGCACGTGTGCAG CTTCGAGGTGAACCGCAGCTACAGGCGCCTGTACATGCAGATGAATGAGCAGTACCTGAAGCTGCTCGGAGCCACG aaaTACCGGATCCTGGTGTACAACGGGGACGTCGACATGGCCTGCAACTTCCTCGGGGATGAGTGGTTTGTGGAGTCCCTGTGCCAGAAG GTGCAGGTGGCTCGCCGGCCGTGGCTCTACGTGGAAGCAGGCGAGAACCAGATCGGGGGCTTCGTGAAGGAATTCTCCAACATCGCTTTCCTCACGGTGAAG GGAGCCGGGCACATGGTGCCCACAGACCGGCCGCTCGCTGCCTTCACCATGTTCAGCCGCTTCATCAAGAACGAGCCTTACTAG
- the ZSWIM1 gene encoding LOW QUALITY PROTEIN: zinc finger SWIM domain-containing protein 1 (The sequence of the model RefSeq protein was modified relative to this genomic sequence to represent the inferred CDS: inserted 3 bases in 3 codons), which translates to MAQAPPVPQRAGPRLGRRAAWPAATARSGPSARPWPRPGCSRPAPGSAARAFPPPGGRSLSPTSRRRRASGRREMRDPLTPGVLPRPRARWTRAASPPEPALPSVSHGALLPRRALLPVPTAARLGGPQHLPAGPQRLPAGPRLPPLRCRGQPSQPLPGAPQQRPVPACPAAGARPAVVLQSPAAAPRLPAALQHQPGTPQAPLPGASPQSSLDPSSPGAKLEATEXPGGDGEEEVSRRTEGRIEQSLSDVCTEPAAGLCMSERAVVQTSXVGTGEDAPSVRVLEGARRVDLKGLSSCMFCLSQGSQLPCRCVXAVLGPDRETLQVEMLGRQQQKGRDARPAGQDRSDGLLEVLKSSWNESVDKSLVVSFLTAGISRLLAHCSGEECEGRLSPSGLGAEGAVWAPHLPSERRPSCGAAAEPGWEPRTALSGSPAADLASRRCGWQPAACGAAWEVAESQPVTKLFAVWPAPSGPSSIPLQRVVQQSQ; encoded by the exons ATGGCGCAGGCCCCGCCGGTGCCCCAACGGGCGGGGCCGCGTCTGGGCCGGCGGGCGGCCTGGCCCGCAGCTACGGCGCGTTCGGGGCCTTCAGCCCGGCCCTGGCCGCGACCTGGCTGCTCCCGGCCTgcccccggcagcgctgcccgggccTTCCCCCCGCCGGGGGGCCGCTCGCTGTCCCCCacctcccggcggcggcgggcctcGGGCCGCAGGGAGATGCGCGACCCCCTGACGCCGGGcgtgctgccccggccccgcgctcgcTGGACC AGAGCGGCATCGCCTCCTGAGCCCGCGCTGCCAAGCGTCTCACACGGAGCCCTGCTGCCGCGGCGGGCTCTGCTCCCCGTCCCGACCGCAGCGCGGCTCGGGGGGCCCCAACACCTGCCCGCCGGCCCCCAACGCCTGCCCGCCGGGCCTCGCCTCCCGCCCCTCCGGTGCCGGGGTCAGCCGTCGCAGCCGCTGCCCGGGGCTCCGCAGCAGCGGCCGGTGCCAGCCTGCCCCGCAGCTGGTGCGCGTCCTGCAGTTGTTCTCCAGAGCCCAGCGGCAGCTCCtcggcttcccgcagccctgcagcaccaGCCAGGAACCCCCCAGGCTCCCCTCCCCGGAGCGAGCCCGCAGTCCTCGTTAGATCCGTCGTCTCCTGGGGCTAAACTGGAGGCCACAG GACCGGGAGGTGACGGCGAGGAGGAGGTCAGCCGAAGGACTGAAGGACGCATCGAGCAGTCTTTGAGCGACGTTTGCACGGAGCCCGCTGCCGGGCTGTGCATGAGCGAGCGGGCGGTGGTTCAGacgt ccgtgggcaccggggAGGACGCGCCCAGCGTGCGGGTCCTGGAGGGTGCCCGCAGGgtggacctgaagggcctgagcagCTGCATGTTCTGCCTCAGCCAGGGCTCCCAGCTGCCCTGCCGGTGCG CTGCCGTGCTGGGTCCGGacagggagaccttgcaggtggagatgctgggcaggcagcagcagaagggacGCGATGCCCGGCCGGCTGGGCAAGACAGGTCTGACGGCCTCTTGGAGGTCCTGAAGAGCTCCTGGAACGAGTCAGTGGACAAATCCCTGGTGGTGTCCTTCCTCACGGCGGGGATCAGCCGGCTGCTCGCCCACTGCAGCGGGGAGGAGTGTGAGGGCAG GCTGTCACCCTCGGGGCTCGGCGCGGAAGGGGCGGTTTGGGCTCCCCATCTGCCGAGCGAGCGTCGCCCCTCGTGTGGGGCAGCTGCGGAGCCGGGTTGGGAACCCCGGACGGCGCTGTCGGGGTCACCGGCCGCTGACCTGGCCAGCAGGAGATGCGGCTGGCAGCCGGCTGCATGTGGTGCGGCGTGGGAGGTGGCGGAGTCACAACCTGTGACAAAGCTGTTTGCTGTGTGGCCGGCGCCTTCAGGTCCTTCCAGCATCCCGCTGCAACGTGTTGTGCAACAAAGCCAATAA
- the CTSA gene encoding lysosomal protective protein isoform X2: protein MGPVLAVALLLGLSRAAPPEHEVSFLPGLRKQPAFRHFSGYLRAAPGRRLHYWFVEARSSPESSPLVLWLNGGPGCSSMEGFLKEHGPFLIQPDGVTLEYNDYAWNQIANVLYLESPAGVGFSYSDDKKYATNDTEVAHNNYLALKEFLRLFPEYSQNDLFLTGESYGGVYIPTLAEWVMQDPSLNLKGIAVGNGLSSYEINDNSLVYFAYYHGLLGTELWRDLQAFCCSQGKCNFHDNSNLNCTLKMGEMIQIVEESGLNIYNLYAPCDGGIPGSVRYEGDYLITHDLGNSFIRMPMRFSWRQNLFRMPVARNKVRMDPPCTNSTALSMYLNSPEVRKALHISPDAPEWHVCSFEVNRSYRRLYMQMNEQYLKLLGATKYRILVYNGDVDMACNFLGDEWFVESLCQKVQVARRPWLYVEAGENQIGGFVKEFSNIAFLTVKGAGHMVPTDRPLAAFTMFSRFIKNEPY, encoded by the exons aTGGGGCCGGTGCTGGCGGTcgcgctgctgctggggctgagccgggccgcgccgccggagCACGAGGTGTCGTTCCTGCCGGGGCTGCGCAAGCAGCCCGCCTTCCGCCACTTCTCGGGCTAcctccgcgccgcgccgggccggcgcCTGCACTACTG GTTCGTGGAGGCGCGGAGCAGCCCCGAGAGCAGCCCGCTGGTGCTATGGCTGAACGGCGGCCCCGGCTGCAGCTCCATGGAGGGCTTCCTGAAGGAGCACGGCCCCTTCCTG ATCCAGCCCGACGGGGTCACGCTGGAGTACAACGACTACGCCTGGAACCAG ATTGCCAACGTGCTCTACCTGGAGTCCCCAGCTGGCGTTGGCTTCTCGTACTCTGACGACAAGAAGTACGCGACCAACGACACGGAG GTCGCTCACAACAACTACCTGGCGCTGAAGGAGTTCCTCCGGCTCTTCCCTGAGTACTCCCAGAACGATCTCTTCCTCACGGGAGAGAGCTACGGGGGGGTCTACATCCCCACACTGGCGGAGTGGGTGATGCAGGACCCCAGCCTCAACCTGAAG GGAATCGCTGTGGGAAACGGTCTCTCATCCTACGAGATCAATGACAACTCCCTGGTTTACTTTGCCTATTACCACGGCCTGCTGGGGACCGA GCTGTGGAGGGACTTGCAGGCCTTCTGCTGCTCCCAAGGGAAGTGCAACTTCCATGACAACTCCAACCTGAACTGCACGCTCAAG ATGGGGGAGATGATTCAGATCGTAGAGGAGTCCGGCCTCAACATCTACAACCTCTACGCCCCGTGCGATGGCGGCATCCCTGGGAGCGTGAG GTACGAGGGCGACTATCTCATCACACACGACCTGGGCAACTCCTTCATCCGGATGCCGATGAGGTTCTCCTGGCGGCAG AACCTGTTCCGGATGCCGGTAGCCCGGAATAAGGTCCGGATGGATCCACCCTGCACCAACTCCACGGCCCTCAGCATGTATCTGAACTCTCCGGAGGTGAGGAAGGCTCTCCACATCTCCCCCGACGCGCCGGAGTGGCACGTGTGCAG CTTCGAGGTGAACCGCAGCTACAGGCGCCTGTACATGCAGATGAATGAGCAGTACCTGAAGCTGCTCGGAGCCACG aaaTACCGGATCCTGGTGTACAACGGGGACGTCGACATGGCCTGCAACTTCCTCGGGGATGAGTGGTTTGTGGAGTCCCTGTGCCAGAAG GTGCAGGTGGCTCGCCGGCCGTGGCTCTACGTGGAAGCAGGCGAGAACCAGATCGGGGGCTTCGTGAAGGAATTCTCCAACATCGCTTTCCTCACGGTGAAG GGAGCCGGGCACATGGTGCCCACAGACCGGCCGCTCGCTGCCTTCACCATGTTCAGCCGCTTCATCAAGAACGAGCCTTACTAG
- the PLTP gene encoding phospholipid transfer protein: MAAGSRLLLLLLPWLVTASHSPPGCKIRITSKGLDLVKQEGLRFVEQELQNITVSDLHGKEGQFHYNISQVKVMDLQLAFSDLHFQPQQHLVFDINNASISLRFRRQLLYWFFYDIGSINASADGVRIHTVLQLAKDKAGRLKISNITCNASIARMHAGFSGTLRKVYEFLSTFIITGMRFLLSQQICPSLEHASLVLLNSVLDTVPVRNYVDEHIGIDYSLLRDPSVSTDTLDLDFKGMFFYRARENQELENHAVEPVIKETERMVYVAFSEYFFDSAMQAYFQAGVLAIELQGEKVPKDLEILLRATFFGTIFMLSPAVDAPLRLVLQVSAPPRCTIKPSGTSVSVSAFLNISLVPPDRPAVQLSSMAMEAKLSARVFLQGKALRVQLDLRRFRIYSKQSALESLALFSLQAPLKTLLQLTIMPIINERTKKGVQIPLPEGMDFTREVVTNHAGFLTVGADLHFSKGLREVIEKYRPAPAPPSSQPAAPSADPRLL; encoded by the exons atggctgccggcagccgcctcctcctcctgctcctgccctggctgGTGACGGCCTCGCACAGCCCACCCGGCTGCAAGATCCGGATTACCTCCAAGGGGCTGGACCTGG TGAAGCAGGAGGGGCTGCGCTTcgtggagcaggagctgcagaacaTCACGGTGTCGGACCTGCATGGGAAGGAGGGGCAGTTCCACTACAACATCAGCCA GGTCAAGGTGATGGACCTGCAGCTGGCGTTTTCCGACCTGCACTTCCAGCCGCAGCAGCACCTCGTCTTCGACATCAACAACGCCTCCATCAGCCTGCGCTTCCGGAGACAGCTGCTCTACTGGTTCTT CTATGACATCGGGTCCATCAATGCCTCTGCGGATGGCGTCCGCATCCACACAGTGCTGCAGCTGGCCAAGGACAAGGCTGGGCGCCTGAAGATCTCTAACATCACCTGCAACGCCTCCATTGCCAGAATGCACGCAGGCTTCTCCGGCACGCTCAG GAAGGTCTACGAGTTCCTGAGCACCTTCATCATCACAGGGATGCGATTCCTCCTCAGCCAGCAG ATCTGCCCTTCGCTGGAGCACGCCAGCCTGGTGCTGCTGAACTCCGTGCTGGACACGGTGCCGG TGAGGAACTACGTGGATGAGCACATCGGGATCGACTACTCCCTGCTGCGGGATCCGTCTGTCTCCACGGACACCCTTGACCTGGACTTCAAG GGCATGTTCTTCTACCGTGCAAGAGAGAACCAGGAGCTGGAGAACCACGCGGTGGAGCCGGTGATCAAGGAGACCGAACGCATGGTCTATGTCGCCTTCTCCGAGTACTTCTTCGACTCGGCCATGCAGGCGTACTTCCAGGCGGGCGTGCTGGCCATAGAGCTCCAGGGGGAGAAG GTGCCCAAGGACCTGGAGATTTTGCTGAGAGCCACCTTCTTCGGGACCATCTTCATGCTG AGCCCTGCCGTGGATGCTCCCCTGCGGCTGGTGCTGCAGGTGTCGGCTCCCCCCCGCTGCACCATCAAGCCCTCGGGCACCTCCGTCTCCGTCTCCGCCTTCCTCAACATCTCGCTGGTGCCCCCAGACCGCCCCGCTGTCCAGCTCTCCAGCATGGCCATG gaAGCAAAGCTGAGCGCCAGGGTGTTCCTGCAAGGGAAGGCGCTGCGCGTGCAGCTGGACCTGCGACG gtTTCGCATCTACTCTAAGCAGTCTGCGCTGGAGTCGCTCGCG ctgttctccctgcaggCCCCCCTGAAGACCCTGCTGCAGCTGACGATCATGCCCATCATTAACG AGAGGACGAAGAAGGGGGTGCAGATCCCGCTGCCGGAAGGCATGGACTTCACCAGGGAGGTGGTCACCAACCACGCG GGATTCCTCACGGTGGGAGCTGATCTCCACTTCTCCAAGGGGCTGCGGGAGGTGATTGAGAAATACCGCCCGGCgcctgccccccccagctcccagcctgcagcGCCCAGTGCGGACCCCCGCCTGCTCTAA